The sequence TTATTTGTGGTATGGGTGGTTTGCATTTATGCAAAGTGCTCTAAAAATTTGCTCAAAAAGTACAAGCTTGGCAACCTTATGCGCCATCGTCATCTTACTCAAGCTTATGATTTTTTGCGCTTTATTCTTTAAATTTTGGCTAAGGCCGTAAGCTCCACCTATGAAAAAGTTAATTTGTGAATTTGAGTTTAAAATTTGTGCGAATTCTTGGCTGTCAAGTTGCAAGCCATTTTCATCAAGCATCACACAAAAGCCCTTTAAATTTGGCTCGTAAATTTCATCATAAGCTCTTAATGCTTCGCTTTTTCCGGTACTTTGAGCTTTTGCTATTTTTTCATTGAAAAAGATTTTATCGTTTACCTTGGCAAATTTTGCACTCATTTTTATATATTCTTGTATCTCGTTTTCAAAGTTGTCACGT comes from Campylobacter concisus and encodes:
- a CDS encoding 23S rRNA (pseudouridine(1915)-N(3))-methyltransferase RlmH; its protein translation is MEISVFSIQKSSRDNFENEIQEYIKMSAKFAKVNDKIFFNEKIAKAQSTGKSEALRAYDEIYEPNLKGFCVMLDENGLQLDSQEFAQILNSNSQINFFIGGAYGLSQNLKNKAQKIISLSKMTMAHKVAKLVLFEQIFRALCINANHPYHK